The Acidobacteriaceae bacterium nucleotide sequence CAGTGGCAGAACGCCGCTCTGTGGCAGCGGATGTCGTGGGTTCGAACCCCACTAGCCGCCCCAATCACCCCCTCCCTGTACTGTTTCTTTCGAGAAGTGATACACCGCTTTTGCGGGCCTGGAGAAGTCGATTGTCCCGCCGTGCGTCCGTATTCCCCCAAAATGACCAGGCGGCTTCGCCACTTTTCTGCGGCACCTCAGGTTGGGCCTATCCCACCTGGAAGCCCGAGTTCTATCCGGCTGACGTCTCCAGCAAAAATTTTCTTCGCTACTACGCTTCCCAGTTGAACTCGCTGGAGGTGAACTACACCTTCACCAAGGCCCTGAGCGCCAAGCAAACAGAAGACTGGCTCGCCGCGACCTCTTCCGGCTTCCGCTTCAGCTTCAAAGCTCCACAGCGCATTACGAACTGGCAGCGACTCCGCGACTGCGCCGACTCCGTGGCCGAGTTCTTCGCCACGCTGCAGCCCTTCGCGAACGCCAACAAACTCGGCTGTGTCCTCTTCCAGCTTCCGCACAACTTCAAGCCAAACCACGAACTCCTCGCGGGATTTCTCTCCTTGCCGGAGTTCCAAAGCCACACCTCGGCCTTCGAGTTCCTGCACGCTGACTGGTTCAGCGAAGAGACCTACAGCCTCCTGCGTCAACATAACGTCGCCCTCTGCCAGTCGGACAGCGAAAAGCTCACCGCGCCGCAGGTCGATACCGCGACGCACCGCTATCGGCGGCTTCGCCAGCCCGGCGGCTACTCCGCGGCCACGCTCGACAAGCTGGCGAAAGAACTCGCTGCCGCCACGCAGGAAAGCTACGTCTATCTACGCCACGAAGAAGCCCCCACCGGAGCTTTGCAGGCGCGTACGCTGCTACAAGCCGTTCTGCAGGAGGCCGCATGACGCCCGCAAACTGGCAGCAGGGCCTGCCCTCCTTTGAACCACGCCGCTGGCTCCGCAACGGCCACCTGCAAACTATCTTCGGCAACTTCCTGCCACGCGAGTCGCACATTCCCTCGCCCACGCAGCACCTCGTCGAAGTCATCCCGGCACGTCACTCGCAGATCGCCACCCAGATTCTTTGTGAGTGCCACTGGCAACCGGCCGACGTCCGCCGCGACCGCCACACCGTGCTCATCCTCCACGGTCTCGAAGGCTCCTCGCGCTCGCAGTACGTCGGCGGCAACGCGCAGAAGCTCTGGGACGCGGGCTGCAACATCATCCGCATGAACATGCGGAACTGTGGCGGCAAGAACTACGAGATGGCCCGCCTGACGCCGACGCTTTACCACTCCGGGCTCTCCGGTGATGTGCTCGCCGTAATCAATCACTTTATCGCCACAGAAGGCATCACGTCGATCTCGCTGATCGGCTACAGCATGGGTGGCAACCTTGTGCTGAAGCTTGCGGGCGACCTCGGAGCCAACGCTCCGGCGGAGCTTCGCGCCGTCGTCGGAGTCTCGCCTGCCATGGATCTCTCGGCCTCAGCAGACGCTCTGCACCTGCCCGCCAACCGGCTGTACGAGATGAAGTTTCTTCGCGCCCTCACCCAGCGCTTCCGGCACAAAGCCGAGCTCTTTCCTCGCGCCTTCGACCCGCGCCTCTCCTACGGCATCCGCTCTCTTCGTGAGTTCGACGACCGCATCACGGCGCTTTACTCCGGCTTCCAGTCCGCCGAGGACTATTACCAGCGCTGCGCCGCCGCACACGTGCTCGGTACCATCGCCGTTCCTACGCTGCTGGTTCACGCAGAAGACGATCCCTTCATACGCGTCCTGCCTGAGACACGCGCGGCAATTGCCGGCAATGCCAACATCACGCTCGTCGAAGCAGCTCACGGAGGCCACTGCGCCTTCCTCGCCGCACCCGACAAAGCCACCGGCTATGACGGCTACTGGGCGGAGCATCTCTCCCTGCGCTTCATTCTCGCCAACGCCAATCGCTGATAACCTGAACGAATGCTCTGTGAGTGGACAGCCGAATGCGGAGATGATGCCCCGACCGTAGTCGTTCCATGGTCTGACGCCGCCTCCGGCCTGCATTGGGTCGATCTCCGCGCCGAACCGTACGACATCGCAGAGGTCTCTGAAGCCGAGCACTACCCTGCTCTGGGCCGTGCGCTGCGCTCGCTCAACGCCACACGCTCTCCGCTCATTACCTCAAAGTGCGACGCCTGGCCGCTGGACAGCGAAGACATCGATGCGCTCCGCTTTGAGCTCGACCTCGACGAGACCGCCTCGCAGCACGGCATCTCCGGCTACGTCGATATACTGTGGCGCGACCGCACGCTCTTTGGCTCAGCCCATCAGCAGCAGGACCGCCTCGATCGCCTCACACGCCGCACCCAGCGTCTCGAACACCCGCAGGCCAAGGCCGAGTTCATCCTCCGCCCTGCGATGCTCGACCGCGCCAGCGCCCTCGAAGGCTACGCCATCACGCTCTACGTTTCTGCTGCGGGAGCCGACCATGATTCGGCGATGCGAGAGTGGGAGTTAGCACTTGAAGACATCGTGGCAATGCTTCGCACGCGAGAGTTCGAAGTCCCTCGCACCTCCGCTACAATCGACTAAGCGTTCAGGCTCTTCGCCTGCGGACACGTAGCTCAATTGGATAGAGCACCGACCTTCTAAGTCGGGGGTTACAGGTTCGATCCCTGTCGTGTCCACCACTTCCAAACTACATTTCAGCGAACTCACGCTCTGACGCCGGCACATGCCGCTGAACGTGAGGCTGTGTGCGGCTGTAGCCGGTCACGTGGCGCAGGCCAGCAAGGCCGATCAGCGCCAGTTGCAACACGCAGACACCGTCCCACTCCCACCGCGACCACGCCATCGTCGACAGCGCCGAGCCCACCGCGCCACCGATGAAGTACATCGTCATATACACCGTGTTCAAACGCGAACGCTCTTCCGATCCAAGCCCGAAGATGCGCGTCTGGTTCGCCACCTGCAGCATCTGCTGGCCCATATCCAGCACCAGAACGCCGACCACCAGAACCACCAGGTGCACCGCCGTCGCAGCGTGAATCTTGTCGCCAAGCCACAGGATCACCAGCGCAAACGTAAACACCGCGCCCGCGACGGTTACGACGTACCGCGTACCGCGCTTGTCGGACAACCGCCCTGCCACAGGAGCCACCATGGCTCCAGCCGCGCCCACGATGCCAAACGACCCCGCAACACCCGGCCCCATGTGGTAATGGCTTGCGAGCATGAACGCCATCGTTGTCCAGAAGCAGCTGAACGACGCAAAGCTCAGCGCACCCATCATGCCAGCTTCGCGCAGCAACGGCTCTTTGCGGAAGATCGTTCCGAGCGACCGCAGCGTCGCCGCATAGCTTAGGCTCTGCTTGGGCTCCAGCCTCGGCATCAGCTTTGCCAGCGTCGGCACAAACGCCAGGTTCATCACCGCAGCCGCGAAGTACACCGTCCGCCAGCCATGCCACGCGTTCAACCACCCGGCAAACGTCCTGGCCAGCAACACGCCCAGCAGCAGCCCGGTCATCACTGTGCCAATCGCCTGCCCACGCTTCTCCACCGGCACAAGATCAGGAGCTATCGGCAGCGCAATATGCGTCACAGCGGCAAAAAGCCCGATCAGGATGCTCGCCGCGACCATGCTCCACAGGTTCGGAGCCAGCCCCGCCAGCAGCAGCGCCACCGAAACTCCGGCGTACAGCTTCATCATCAAGCCGCGGCGCTCGGCGATATCTCCCAGCGGAACCAGGCACAGCAGGCCGATCGCGTAGCCTACCTGCGTGGCCGTTGCGACAAACCCCATCGCGTGGGCGCTGGTGTGCAGGCTCGCGCCCATCACCATCAACAACGGCTGATTGTAGTAAATCGAGCCCACGCCGACAGCGCAGGCCAGGCCGAGAAACGGCAGTGCCCAACGCCCACCCATCGTGCTGTCTGAACTGCTCGCCATGGTTGTCTGAATCTTAGATCGCCTGAGCTTATAAGTGTAAGACAGGTTGCCGCCTCAGAGAACAGGCAAACGCCTGACATCGGAAAGAACTATCATGAATGGTGGTGAATACGCATACCTCCAATTCGCCCGCTGAGCAGCCCCTCGTCACCGACACCGCTGCCGAGACCATCGCCGTCGCCATGTCCGGTGGCGTGGACTCCTCTGCCGTCGCCGCTATGCTCGCCGCGCAGGGCTACCGCATCGTCGGCCTTACGCTGCAGCTCTGGAACCAACGCCGCCTCGCTGGTCGCGAAGGCATGCCCGAAAGCGTGCAGGGCCGCTGCTGCTCCATCGACGACGTCTACGACGCTCGTCGCGTCGCCGAGCAGCTCAGCATCCCCTATTACCTCGTCAACGCGCAGGAGCGCTTCGAGGATGAGGTCGTTCGTCCCTTCGTCGACGAGTACCTCGCAGGCCGCACGCCCATCCCCTGCACCCTTTGCAACAACCATCTGAAGTTCGACCAGCTCCTCGTCACCGCACGCGGCATCGGCGCGGACAAGATCGCCACCGGCCACTACGCACGCAATCGCTTCGACGACGAGCGCAACCGCTGGGTCATGTCGCGTCCGGCCGACAAGAGCAAGGACCAGACCTACTTCCTCTTCGGCCTCACGCAGGAGCAACTCGCCCGCACCCTCTTTCCGCTCGGCGAGATGCAGAAGCCAGCCGTCCGTGCCATGGCCGCCGATCAAGGTCTCGAACTCGCTCAGAAGCCCGACTCGCAGGAGATCTGCTTCATCCCCGGCGGCTCGTACTCGCAGTTCCTCCGCGCCTATCTCGACGAGCAGGGCCGCGAGCTTCCTGACTCCGCGGGTGAACTTGTCGCGTCCAACGGTGACGTTCTCGGTCAGCACGAAGGCATCCACGCCTTCACGGTCGGCCAGCGCAAGGGCCTCGGCATCAGCGCGCCGAACCCGCTCTACGTCCTGAAGATTCACCCGGGCTCACACCAGGTCGAGGTCGGCGAAGACGAGCAGCTCTACTCACGCACGCTCCACGCCAACCGGCTCAACTGGGTTTCCATCGCCGAACCCGGCGAGCCCATTCGCGTCGACATCAAGATTCGTCACCGCCACGAGCCTGCTCCAGCAACGCTCCGTGTCACCGGCCCCGACACCATCGAGGCCACCTTTGACGAACCACAGCGAGCCATCACTCCCGGCCAGTCTGCCGTCTTCTACCAGGGCGATGAAGTCGCCGGTGGCGGCTGGATTTTCTAGCTCTTTCCCCTTACGCCCAAACAAAAGCGGCGAGCCGAGGCTCGCCGCTTTTCACTTCTGTCCGACATTAGAGATCGTACGGTCCCGGTTCCTTCGTCCCAAACGGCGAACGCGCAATCAACGTATCCAGCCCGGCACGCAAACCAGCAATCACGCCAGCAACCTGACGCACCGGCCCCTTGATGCTCTCCTGCACCGTGCGCGAAACCTCATACGTCGTTGCCAACGCATCGGAAACAATGCCGTCCACGCGGGAGATCTGCACACGCGAACGTTCGTTGACGTCCTGAACCGTACGGTTGAGCTGATCAACCGTCGAAGCCAACTCATCGACCTTCACACGCACCGTGTAGCTGGTCTGCTCGAAGTTCGTCGCAGCCGTACGAATCTTCGGCCCCAGCTCATCCACTAAGGCGGTGGCCTTCTCAATCAGCGGCGCGGTCTTTTGCTCAAACGCCCCGGTCAGCTTATCGACCTTCATAAACATCTTGGCAGCGAATGCAGCGGCAATGCACACACCTACAGCCTGCGCCACCAGTGCAATACCAATCACCGCAGACCAGATCGAAATCTTATGCTGATCGATTCCGCCATCCTGAAACATCACCACCGCGATCGAACTCAATAACACCATCACGACCACCTCAAAAAGAAAATCAGTTCCACTCTACGGGCGCACTCACTTCCCCGCAAGCAAGAGGGCCGGCTCGTAGATCGAACCGGCCCTCTGCAATCCGAACAACACAGCTTACGAAGGAAGCACTTCGTTGGTCTTTTCGACGTAAGCTTCCTTGCCTGCATCCACTGCAGCGGCTACAGCCTGCTGTTGGTTCTGCACAACCTGCTTGCCCTTGTCGACGTACTGCGTCCACTGGGTGCGGCCCTTGTCGTAGTACTCCTTGCCCTTATCGGCATACTCGGACGCAACCTGCTTGCCCTTGTCCACGTACTCAGACGCAACCTGCTTGCCCTGCTCGACGTACTGCTTACCCTGCGTGACGCCCTGGCTGTACAGTTCGTTGGCGCGCTCACGTGCGTCCATCGCGCCAGCTACAAGCTCTTCCCGCGTTTCCTTGCCACTCTTCGGAGCGTACAGAACGCCCACCAGCGCACCGAGCCCGAGACCGGCCAGGAACCATCCAAAGCTACCTACGCCGTTATCGTTGTCTGCCATTACATCCTCCAGATGCGTTATTTCACCACGTCCTGCACATCTAAGCAGACTTCGCGGCGTTCTATGAAAGTGGATGCCCTCAACGAGCTCCGGGTTGTGTGCATACCGTCTTCGTAAGTTTTGCATAAAACTACTTGCGGCTTCTTCACTCACAGTTGCATCCTAACCGCGAGGCAACTCGGAGGCACGATTATGTTTGCAAAACTCTCCCTGCAACGGACAACGACCGCAATGGTTCTCTCCGCTGCAATGCTTGTAAGCGTCGGCTGCAAAAAGACAGTCGACGACGCCACTCTCTCCACCGAAGTTCAAAAAGCACTGGCAGGCGACCCCGCCATCGCCAAGCAATCGATCCAGCCCACCGTCGTCAACGGCGTCGTCACCCTCGCAGGCAACGTCACCGACGACACAGCCAGCACCGTCGCCGCGCAAGATGCGGCCCGCGTCCAGGGCGTCAAGGAAGTCGTCAACAACATCACCGTAGCGGGCATCGCGGTCACGCCGACGGTCACCTCGCCTGCCGCACCGGAGAACCCACGCCCTGCCACCAAGGCCGAGCAGCAGGTTATCGCCACACAGAAGACGCTTCCGCCGCCAGCAGCCAACGAGCCGCCACCGCCGCCGAAGCCCGTCGTACACAACATCACCCTGCCTGCAGGCTCCAGCATCCCAGTGCGCATCACGGAAACGCTCGATAGCGGCAAAACCGAAACCGGCACGCCCTTCAACGGCACCGTCACACGCTCGGTTTCGTCGAACGGTTACGTCGTCATCCCGGCAGGTTCTGCCGTCTCCGGCCGTGTTGTCGAAGCCAAGGATGCGGGCCACTTTAAAGGCAACTCGCTTCTCGCCATCCAGCTCACCGCAGTTCGCCGTCACGGCCAGCTTATCCCCATCACCACCGAGAGCTACGCCGTAGAAGGCAAGGGCCGCGGCAAGAACACGGCACTCAAGATCGGCGGCGGCGCAGCTGCGGGCGCTCTGCTCGGCGGCCTCTTTGGCGGCGGCAAGGGCGCTGGCATCGGAGCACTCGCTGGCGGCGGAGCAGGCACAGCCTACCAGGGCATGACGCGCGGTGAGCAGGTGCAGATCTCTTCAGAGAGCCTCATCCGTTTCCGCACGGCTAACTCCATCACCGTGCAGACCACCGAGCGCCCGGCCGAAGACGATGAGGCTCCGGCTCCCGGCCTCCAGACCCGATAATCGACAGCCAGCAAAAAGCGTCGGCAAACCTGCCGACGCTTTTTTGCGTCTGTAATCGCTTGTAGTCGTCTAATTCAGTAGCAGCTTGCCGCGCATCTACGGCGGTTACCCCTCTCACGCACCCCTGCCCCCCGAGAAGGATGTAGTGTGCCCTTGAGCACTTCGGCCGTACGCCCATCAGCGTTTCTTAGCTTGACCCTCCACGCGCATCTACCGTTCGTGGTCAACCACGGCACATGGCCCCACGGCATGGAGTGGCTTCTCGAAGCCGCCGCCGAAACCTACCTTCCCCTGCTGCGCGTCTTCACGCGGCTCGAGCAGGAGGGCATCCCGCTTCGCTGCAATCTGAACCTCACCCCTGTCCTGCTGGAACAGCTGAATCACCCAGCGTTCAAAGCCGAGTTCCCCCGTTATCTGGAGCGCAAGATCAGTGCCGCGCGTGAGGACGAATCCTACTTCCTCACCATGCAGCAACAGCAGTACGCCGAACTCGCTCGTTACTGGCAACACTTCTTCTCGGAAGCCCTTGAAGACTTCCGCGCCCTCGGCGGCGACTTCCTCTCGGCCTTCCGTGGCTTCCACCAGCGCGGTCAAATCGAAATCATGACCTCCGGCGCAACGCACGGCTACATGCCGCTGCTCGGCACCGATGAAAGCGTCCGTGCGCAGATCCGCGTCGCCGTACAGACGCACGAACGTCTCCTCGGCGAACGTCCCCGAGGCATCTGGCTGCCGGAGTGTGGCTACCGCCCGGCAGGTCGCTGGGAGCTCCCTGTTCCGGCCGCCGATGGCTCGCCGCTGCCCCCTGCCGCCGAGCGCATAGGCATCGAAGAAGCCGTCTCCGAGGCCAACCTCGACTACTTCTTCGTCGATACGCACCTGGTTGAAGGCGCAGCCGACATCGACTCGCCGTACTTCCGTTCGGCTTCTGCCGCGCACGTCCGCCTGCCCGAAGGAACCGACGCTCGTCGCCTCTATCAGCCCTACTTTGTCGACGGCCCGTACACCTCCGCTGGGAACGCCGAAGCAGCCGCAACGATCTTCCCGCGCGACCCGCGCACCGGTGCACAGGTCTGGTCTGGCGACACCGGCTATCCCGGCGACGAAAACTATCTCGACTTCCATAAGAAACGCTGGCCCGGTGGTCATCGTTACTGGCGCGTCACCGGCGGCAACGTCGACATCGGCGACAAGCAGATCTACGTCCCGCAGCACGCCGCCGAACGCGTTCAGGAGCACGCCCGCCACTTCGTCGAGCTCGTCTGGTCCGCTCTCAGCCCCACAGCCTCGACGACCAAGCCGCCGATCCTCTCTGCGCCTTTCGATGCCGAACTCTTCGGCCATTGGTGGTTCGAAGGCCCAGCCTGGCTGGAAGCAGTCGCCCGCGCCGTCCATGCCCCAACCAGCGGCCAGAACAGCGGCCTCGCGCTCTCCACCGGCTCCGAGTACCTCGACAGCTATCCGCGTGCCGGCTTCCTCGCTCTGGCAGAAGGTTCTTGGGGAGCGCACGGCAACAACGAAGTCTGGCTCAACAACCAGACCTCCTGGACCTACACCGAGCTTTATCCTGCCGAGTTGCAACTTCGTGAACTCGCCACCGATACCGCCTGGCACACCAACGAACTTGCCGCTCGCATTCTGCGCCAGATGTGCCGCGAACTTCTCCTGCTCGAAAGCTCCGACTGGCAGTTCCTCATCACCACCGGCGCCGCACAGGACTACGCCTCAGCTCGCTTCCGCGGCCACGCCGACAGCTTCAACGACCTCCGTCGTCTCTACGCCACGGCGCTGCAAAGCAGCCTCGGCGAAGCAGACACGCACCTTCTCACCGCCATCGAAGCCCGCGACAATCTCTTCGCCGAGATCGACCCAGCCTTCTGGGCTACTGGAGCCCACGCCACACGTACCTCCCCGGCCACCGTCCACGGGGAACACCCGACCTTGCCCCCTGCCGGACGCAAGCCCCCGACAGGGGACGCCACTCTCAGCGAGCTGCCCAAGTTCCACACCGAAAGGTCGGAGGCGTAAGCTAAACCTATGCAGCACAGCGCCATCGCCACGAACAAACGCCCCACGCTCCACCTTGTTCCGCCGCGTGCGCCTCGCTATAGCCCCATTGTTCTCTGGCATCTGCTCTCGCTCGACGCCCCGACCGTTGCCGCCGTCTGGACGCTGCTCGTCGCCCACGCTGCGCACATCCATCTCCCGTGGCAGACGCCCGTCGCACTCTTCGTCGCGGTCTGGGCGCTCTACGTCGTCGACCGCCTGCTCGACACCACCGACCTCGAAGAGCGGCATCGCTTCCACCAGCGCCATCGCGGCCGCTTCCTTGCGCTTGTCGCCTGGGCCGCTCCCGTTATCGCTCTGCTGCTGCATCGCATCGACGCCGCCGCGCTACGTCTCTACATTCTTCTCGCCAGTCTGCTGGCCGCATGGTTCATCGTCATCCATGCCCGGCACGGTGCGCACCGTCTGCCGAAAGAACTCGCCGTCGGCCTGTTCTTTCCGGCAGCTATCTTTATCCCCACCGTCGCTCGCTTTCCTGACTTGCGCCTCACGCTGCTGCCGCCCGCGCTCCTGCTTGCAGTCGTCTGCACACTCAACTGCCTCTTCCTTTACGCCTGGGAACACCCGCACAATCGCCTCCGCGCTCACTGGACGACACGCTGGGCCACCGCCCACCTCGACATGCTCTCCATGGTGGCGCTCGGAGTTTCGGTCGTGCTGGGCGTCTTCTACCGCGAAGACCTGCGCATCATCCCCGTAGCGTGCGGGCTCGCTGTCGGCTTCCTGCTGTTGCTCGACCGCACGCGCCACACCCTTCGTCCGCTGGTCGTGCGTGCGCTGGCTGACGCCGCGCTGCTTTCGCCGCTGCTTTTCCTCCCCTTCCTGCACAATGCCGGGCTTTGATCGCGTGGCGCGGCTCTACCGCTGGGCAGAATACCTCGCCCTCGGCCCGCTGCTCACACAAACCCGCAACCACTGGCTCCCCAAACTCACCCACATTCGCCAGGCAACCATCTTCGGTGATGGAGACGGGCGCTTTCTCGCACGCTTCCTGCAGCAAAACCCCGCCGCGCACGCCCACGCCATCGACGCCAGCCCCTGTATGCTCAAACTTCTGCAGCAGCGCAGCCTCTTCGCCGCGGCAAGACGCACCACGGAACTAGCTACCCTGCCTGAAGCCCTTCCGGCTCCCGACAGCGACCTGCTCGTCACCCATTTCGTCCTCGACTGCCTGCCCCAAACTGCCGTCGATCGTTTTGCAGAGCAATGCTTCGCCCGCACCGCACCCGGCACCCTCTGGCTGGTGTCAGACTTCGCGCCCATGCGCTCCCGCTGGCTGCGCCCGGCCTCGCGACTCTACATTCGCTTGCTCTATCTCTCGTTCCGCATGTTGACCGGGCTACGAGTCACGCAACTGCCCGACTCGTATCAGGCACTTTCGCAGGCAGGCTTCCAGCGCATCGCCCACACCGAACGAGTCAACGGCCTGCTCTTCACCGAACTCTGGCGTCGCCCATAAAATGGTCTACAGGAGCACTCCCGCTCCGTGACATCAGCCGTTCATACAGAACGTGTACGCTGCAAACCATCGGAACGCTCGCATGAATCTATTCGTACTTCGCCACGCCTCTGCAGGAACCCGCCGCCCGAACCCGCTGCTCGACGTCAAGCGTCCACTCGACAAAGACGGCAAGAAACACGCGCTCTACCTAGCCTACGTGCTGAACACGATGAACGTGACCTTTGATCTCGTCGTCTCCAGCCCGCTCAAGCGTTCCCTGCAGACGGCACAGCTTGTCGCCACCGAAACCGGCTACGAGCAGAACGTGCTCATCTCCAACGCGCTCTCTCCCGCCGCGACCTACACACAGTTTCAGCACATGCTGCGCGAGTGCGATGGCCACGAGAACGTCCTCGTTGTCGGCCATAACCCCAACCTGACCGAGTTCCTTGGATCGCTGATCTCACCCACCGCAGCCCTCAACGAGAACCCGGAGAACGCCCGCGTACGCCTCCGCAAGGGCTCGCTCGCGCGCCTCAACTACCAGCGCGGCCCAGCTACCCTGCAGTGGCTCCTCGACCCTCGCGTCGTGCGCGGCCTTTACACCACTTCGACGAAGAGCTCTCTACGGAAGATCTCGCGGAAGTAAGCAGCTTCCTTCTTCAGCGACCACGCTTCCAGCTCGGCTCCCCCACGCGCCGGCACCAGTTCCAGCACCACACGCTTCGGAAACACCTTCACCTGCATCTTCACCGCGGACAGTGCGCGGTCCTGGTTCAGTGCCTGCGCCAGTCGCAGCAGCACCACCGCCCGCACTACGTGGCCGTGCTCTTCCACCGGAACCGCCCGCATCGGACGATCCATCGCATCCGGCCTGCTCTTGCCCAGGTAGCGTGCAATCGCCGCCACAATCGCCCGCTGCTCCGGCGACACGCCAAAGATCTCCGAGTTCGCAATGATGTAATGCGTGTGCCGGTGATGCCCCTGGTGATTCAGGAACTTACCCACGTCCTGCATCATCGCCGCAGCCTGCAGCCACAGACGATAATCCTGCGGCAGTTCATGCACCCGCGCCAGACCATCGAAGATCTGCAGCGCATGGAGCCGCTCCGGTTCAGCACGCTTCAGGTCCACACGATAACGCTCGCAGACCGCCATTACGCCTTCCCAGCGCTCGGCCTCAATCGTCCTGTGCGCTGACGTCTTGACATCGATATCTGCCAGCATCGCGGCCAGGATGCCGTCACGCAGCCCAAGCGGCGAGTACCGGAAGCCCGGCAGCTCCATCCGCTCCAGCAGCGACGCATAGACCTGCGCTCCGCCCGCAATGATGTCCGCGCGACGGGCTCCAATGCCCGGCATTGCAGCGCGTTCCGCGTTCGTCAGCTTCAGCAAACGATCCGCAAGCCGACGCACGCTCCCCGTATCTGCCTGCATTAGCTTGCCCAGAGCAGCGTTCGTCGTGCTCAACATCCGCTTGCCCTTCACCACCTTCTTTGGCACGCTGCCCTGCGCCGCGTAGAAGTTGCTCGCTTCTGCCAACGCAGCCGCCGTGCCCGAAGTCGCCAGAACAAGATCAATCCGTGGCTTGCCCAGCTTGCGCTGTCCGCGCGTCAGTTCGCGGTCAATAAACTTTCTCAGCCTGCCGACATCTTCCTTCGACGGCTTCTCTTCGCGCAGGAACTCCTGCTGCAAACG carries:
- the mnmA gene encoding tRNA 2-thiouridine(34) synthase MnmA, with translation MVVNTHTSNSPAEQPLVTDTAAETIAVAMSGGVDSSAVAAMLAAQGYRIVGLTLQLWNQRRLAGREGMPESVQGRCCSIDDVYDARRVAEQLSIPYYLVNAQERFEDEVVRPFVDEYLAGRTPIPCTLCNNHLKFDQLLVTARGIGADKIATGHYARNRFDDERNRWVMSRPADKSKDQTYFLFGLTQEQLARTLFPLGEMQKPAVRAMAADQGLELAQKPDSQEICFIPGGSYSQFLRAYLDEQGRELPDSAGELVASNGDVLGQHEGIHAFTVGQRKGLGISAPNPLYVLKIHPGSHQVEVGEDEQLYSRTLHANRLNWVSIAEPGEPIRVDIKIRHRHEPAPATLRVTGPDTIEATFDEPQRAITPGQSAVFYQGDEVAGGGWIF
- a CDS encoding alpha/beta fold hydrolase translates to MTPANWQQGLPSFEPRRWLRNGHLQTIFGNFLPRESHIPSPTQHLVEVIPARHSQIATQILCECHWQPADVRRDRHTVLILHGLEGSSRSQYVGGNAQKLWDAGCNIIRMNMRNCGGKNYEMARLTPTLYHSGLSGDVLAVINHFIATEGITSISLIGYSMGGNLVLKLAGDLGANAPAELRAVVGVSPAMDLSASADALHLPANRLYEMKFLRALTQRFRHKAELFPRAFDPRLSYGIRSLREFDDRITALYSGFQSAEDYYQRCAAAHVLGTIAVPTLLVHAEDDPFIRVLPETRAAIAGNANITLVEAAHGGHCAFLAAPDKATGYDGYWAEHLSLRFILANANR
- a CDS encoding DUF1957 domain-containing protein; protein product: MSTSAVRPSAFLSLTLHAHLPFVVNHGTWPHGMEWLLEAAAETYLPLLRVFTRLEQEGIPLRCNLNLTPVLLEQLNHPAFKAEFPRYLERKISAAREDESYFLTMQQQQYAELARYWQHFFSEALEDFRALGGDFLSAFRGFHQRGQIEIMTSGATHGYMPLLGTDESVRAQIRVAVQTHERLLGERPRGIWLPECGYRPAGRWELPVPAADGSPLPPAAERIGIEEAVSEANLDYFFVDTHLVEGAADIDSPYFRSASAAHVRLPEGTDARRLYQPYFVDGPYTSAGNAEAAATIFPRDPRTGAQVWSGDTGYPGDENYLDFHKKRWPGGHRYWRVTGGNVDIGDKQIYVPQHAAERVQEHARHFVELVWSALSPTASTTKPPILSAPFDAELFGHWWFEGPAWLEAVARAVHAPTSGQNSGLALSTGSEYLDSYPRAGFLALAEGSWGAHGNNEVWLNNQTSWTYTELYPAELQLRELATDTAWHTNELAARILRQMCRELLLLESSDWQFLITTGAAQDYASARFRGHADSFNDLRRLYATALQSSLGEADTHLLTAIEARDNLFAEIDPAFWATGAHATRTSPATVHGEHPTLPPAGRKPPTGDATLSELPKFHTERSEA
- a CDS encoding MFS transporter, with the protein product MASSSDSTMGGRWALPFLGLACAVGVGSIYYNQPLLMVMGASLHTSAHAMGFVATATQVGYAIGLLCLVPLGDIAERRGLMMKLYAGVSVALLLAGLAPNLWSMVAASILIGLFAAVTHIALPIAPDLVPVEKRGQAIGTVMTGLLLGVLLARTFAGWLNAWHGWRTVYFAAAVMNLAFVPTLAKLMPRLEPKQSLSYAATLRSLGTIFRKEPLLREAGMMGALSFASFSCFWTTMAFMLASHYHMGPGVAGSFGIVGAAGAMVAPVAGRLSDKRGTRYVVTVAGAVFTFALVILWLGDKIHAATAVHLVVLVVGVLVLDMGQQMLQVANQTRIFGLGSEERSRLNTVYMTMYFIGGAVGSALSTMAWSRWEWDGVCVLQLALIGLAGLRHVTGYSRTQPHVQRHVPASEREFAEM
- a CDS encoding DUF72 domain-containing protein, with the translated sequence MSRRASVFPQNDQAASPLFCGTSGWAYPTWKPEFYPADVSSKNFLRYYASQLNSLEVNYTFTKALSAKQTEDWLAATSSGFRFSFKAPQRITNWQRLRDCADSVAEFFATLQPFANANKLGCVLFQLPHNFKPNHELLAGFLSLPEFQSHTSAFEFLHADWFSEETYSLLRQHNVALCQSDSEKLTAPQVDTATHRYRRLRQPGGYSAATLDKLAKELAAATQESYVYLRHEEAPTGALQARTLLQAVLQEAA
- a CDS encoding YtxH domain-containing protein, which translates into the protein MADNDNGVGSFGWFLAGLGLGALVGVLYAPKSGKETREELVAGAMDARERANELYSQGVTQGKQYVEQGKQVASEYVDKGKQVASEYADKGKEYYDKGRTQWTQYVDKGKQVVQNQQQAVAAAVDAGKEAYVEKTNEVLPS
- a CDS encoding BON domain-containing protein, with the translated sequence MFAKLSLQRTTTAMVLSAAMLVSVGCKKTVDDATLSTEVQKALAGDPAIAKQSIQPTVVNGVVTLAGNVTDDTASTVAAQDAARVQGVKEVVNNITVAGIAVTPTVTSPAAPENPRPATKAEQQVIATQKTLPPPAANEPPPPPKPVVHNITLPAGSSIPVRITETLDSGKTETGTPFNGTVTRSVSSNGYVVIPAGSAVSGRVVEAKDAGHFKGNSLLAIQLTAVRRHGQLIPITTESYAVEGKGRGKNTALKIGGGAAAGALLGGLFGGGKGAGIGALAGGGAGTAYQGMTRGEQVQISSESLIRFRTANSITVQTTERPAEDDEAPAPGLQTR
- a CDS encoding class I SAM-dependent methyltransferase, which codes for MPGFDRVARLYRWAEYLALGPLLTQTRNHWLPKLTHIRQATIFGDGDGRFLARFLQQNPAAHAHAIDASPCMLKLLQQRSLFAAARRTTELATLPEALPAPDSDLLVTHFVLDCLPQTAVDRFAEQCFARTAPGTLWLVSDFAPMRSRWLRPASRLYIRLLYLSFRMLTGLRVTQLPDSYQALSQAGFQRIAHTERVNGLLFTELWRRP